The following proteins are co-located in the Malus sylvestris chromosome 13, drMalSylv7.2, whole genome shotgun sequence genome:
- the LOC126594774 gene encoding uncharacterized protein LOC126594774 → MACRTALRSALLIEAWRPVHFARSSASASFRTRGFSSPRLSRHFRTRDIHFARRTHLNRAHNENSSDLSEDDQGPPQEAILKAISEVSKTEGRVGQTTNVVIGGTVADDSTNEWVDLDQKVNSYPTVRGFTAIGTGGDDFVQAMVVAVESVIQQPVPEGHVRQKVSSRGKYVSVNIGPVQVISSEQVQAVYNAMRRDDRMKYFL, encoded by the exons ATGGCGTGCAGGACTGCGCTACGATCCGCTCTGCTAATAGAAGCGTGGCGACCCGTTCATTTCGCTCGGAGCTCCGCCTCCGCCTCGTTCAGGACCCGCGGGTTCTCCTCCCCCAGGCTGAGCCGCCACTTCAGGACCCGGGACATCCACTTCGCGCGACGGACTCACCTCAACCGCGCCCACAACGAGAACTCGTCCGATTTATCGGAGGACGACCAGGGCCCGCCGCAAGAGGCCATCTTGAAAGCAATTTCAG AGGTTTCAAAGACTGAAGGGAGAGTTGGGCAGACGACGAATGTGGTTATCGGAGGCACGGTGGCGGATGATTCTACGAATGAATGGGTCGACTTGGATCAGAAG GTAAATTCGTATCCAACTGTTAGAGGGTTCACAGCAATTGGAACTGGAGGGGATGATTTTGTGCAAGCTATGGTTGTTGCCGTCGAATCTGTAATTCAACAACCGGTCCCTGAG GGTCATGTGAGGCAGAAGGTATCATCAAGGGGAAAATATGTATCTGTAAACATTGGACCCGTTCAAGTAATTTCAAGTGAACAG GTCCAAGCTGTATACAACGCCATGAGAAGAGATGATCGGATGAAATACTTTTTGTAG
- the LOC126594769 gene encoding alpha-ketoglutarate-dependent dioxygenase alkB: MYGSESGTVPDDSERTVFRRAEKKYKLYYEDTYKSSKKKRKPKPVDLSQVLDFKSVLESYNQKAVLPPGIVPVQCGFDGPVFSIENRPGFYFIPGALSVEEQCQWIRESLTIFPQPPNRTNHNAFYGPISDLFSAAKERKVLVAEGSSNSECSSAVSNGDADRWKFFEEHEVSSKGNSGKSVSASVLLRKLRWSTLGLQFEWSKRNYDVSLPHNKIPDTLCQLAKRLAKPAMPPGEEFQPEGAIVNYFGPGDMLGGHLDDMEADWSKPIVSMSLGCKAIFLLGGKLREDPPIAMFLRSGDVVLMAGEARECFHGVPRIFTEGENAEIVPLEKQFSDEEDVCVLEYIQTSRINVNIRQVF, translated from the exons ATGTACGGATCCGAATCCGGTACGGTCCCGGATGATTCGGAGCGAACCGTTTTCAGACGAGCGGAGAAGAAGTACAAGCTGTACTACGAAGACACTTACAAATCCTCCAAAAA GAAAAGGAAACCGAAACCGGTGGATTTATCCCAGGTCTTGGATTTCAAGTCAGTTCTAGAATCCTACAATCAGAAGGCTGTGCTCCCGCCGGGAATCGTTCCGGTTCAATGCGGTTTTGACGGACCCGTCTTCTCCATAGAAAATCGCCCAG GATTTTATTTCATTCCTGGAGCACTGAGTGTGGAAGAACAATGCCAATGGATAAGGGAGAGTTTAACCATCTTCCCGCAGCCTCCTAACAGAACAAATCACAATGCATTTTACGGGCCTATTAGTGATTTATTTTCTGCGGCAAAGGAGAGGAAAGTTCTGGTTGCAGAAGGGAGTTCAAATTCTGAATGTAGTTCTGCTGTCAGCAATGGGGATGCTGACAGGTGGAAGTTCTTTGAGGAACATGAAGTGTCGTCAAAAGGAAACTCAGGAAAATCAGTCTCGGCTTCAGTTTTATTACGGAAACTGCGTTGGAGCACCCTTGGCCTGCAATTTGAATGGTCCAAG CGAAACTATGACGTCTCTCTCCCACATAACAAAATCCCTGATACACTTTGTCAACTGGCTAAAAGACTTGCAAAACCTGCAATGCCTCCGGGTGAAGAGTTCCAGCCTGAAGGTGCAATAGTCAACTACTTTGGCCCAG GCGATATGCTTGGGGGCCACCTTGATGACATGGAAGCTGATTGGAGTAAGCCTATCGTAAGCATGAG TTTAGGCTGCAAAGCAATTTTCCTTTTGGGTGGAAAGCTTAGGGAGGATCCTCCAATAGCAATGTTCCTTCGAAGCGGTGATGTTGTACTTATGGCCGGGGAAGCAAGGGAATGCTTTCATG GCGTGCCTCGGATATTCACTGAGGGAGAAAATGCTGAAATTGTGCCTCTTGAGAAGCAGTTCTCCGACGAGGAGgatgtttgtgttttagagtacatccaaacttcaagaatcAACGTCAACATCAGACAAGTATTCTGA
- the LOC126594770 gene encoding uncharacterized protein LOC126594770: MGRNKQEKDTMNRKLKDIVRGELQGLASGSSPNSRTQDGRPSSMIVKKAITMFPAYLIAEAISSLRGLDLRWSGPITPSEMLYVQQYIFAKYPEYCNGLVEDVEKLYIDNLLINEESLGTPSHDKLKLPKSVTVKELSPFSSTHSDLDRTKMEPSRLLDILTKKSSFQGNFVSIPEVQARNRALKQCGLQEEDYLVIFMSNYKDAMVMIGESYPFFRGNYYMTIVGEETDPIRDFASTKESRVISAPETWLDLRIKGSQLSQYFRRKCKYSPKGMFSYPATVNGTKYSMHWISEAHRNSWHVLLDATSLVLGEDRLTLALYRPDFVMCTLNNTHTQPSSITCLLGRKNTFDTMTNPA; the protein is encoded by the exons ATGGGAagaaacaaacaagaaaaagacACCATGAATCGCAAACTCAAG GATATAGTAAGAGGTGAACTCCAAGGACTGGCTTCAGGTTCTTCACCAAACTCAAGAACTCAAGATGGAAGACCAAGCAGCATGATAGTTAAG AAGGCAATCACCATGTTTCCTGCTTACTTGATAGCAGAAGCCATATCCTCACTCAGAGGCCTTGATCTGAGATGGTCAGGTCCAATCACACCAAGTGAGATGCTCTATGTTCAGCAATACATCTTCGCAAAGTACCCAGAATACTGCAATGGACTAGTGGAAGATGTCGAAAAACTATACATCGATAATCTTTTGATCAACGAAGAATCCTTAGGAACTCCATCCCATGATAAGCTCAAGTTACCCAAGAGTGTGACAGTAAAGGAGTTGTCCCCATTCAGCAGCACTCACTCCGACTTGGACAGGACTAAGATGGAACCCTCAAGACTTCTCGACATCCTGACCAAGAAATCCTCGTTCCAGGGTAACTTTGTATCCATTCCTGAGGTCCAAGCAAGGAATAGGGCATTGAAGCAATGTGGGTTGCAAGAGGAGGACTATTTAGTCATTTTCATGTCAAATTACAAAGATGCAATGGTGATGATTGGTGAGAGCTACCCTTTCTTCAGAGGAAATTACTATATGACCATTGTGGGAGAGGAGACTGATCCCATAAGGGACTTTGCAAGTACCAAAGAATCTAGGGTTATTTCAGCACCAGAAACTTGGTTGGATTTGAGGATAAAAGGGTCACAACTTAGCCAGTACTTTAGGAGAAAGTGCAAGTATAGTCCCAAAGGAATGTTTTCCTATCCTGCCACTGTCAATGGGACTAAATACTCAATGCATTGGATCTCGGAGGCACATAGGAACTCATGGCATGTCCTGCTTGACGCAACCAGCTTGGTTTTGGGGGAGGACCGGTTAACGCTTGCGCTGTACCGACCGGATTTTGTGATGTGCACCCTCAACAATACACACACCCAGCCATCCAGCATCACTTGCCTCTTGGGCAGGAAAAACACATTTGACACTATGACTAATCCAGCCTAG